GCTTGAAGTAATAGGACAAGTAGAGCACCGGCTTGTGCAGCACCTGACTGCTGCACAGCAGAAAGGCGATCAGCAATCGGCCGATACGACCGTTACCGTCCAGGAAGGGATGGATGGTTTCGAATTGCGCATGTGCCAGACCGATCTTCAGCAACACCGGAAGATGGTCTTCGGCATGCAGAAAACGTTCGAGGTCCGACAGGGCCTCGGGAACCGCATCCGGCGGTGGCGGAACGAATGAGGCGTCGTTGAGGCCGCTGCCCGCGGGGCCGATCCAGTTCTGGCTGGTGCGCAGCTCGCCAGGCGTCAGCCTGCCGCCCCGTACGCCACGCAGCAGGTGTTCATGGATTTCGCGGATCAGCCGGACTGAGACAGGCAGCTCTTCCAGGCGGCGCAGGCCATAGCGCATCGCTTCGATGTAGTTGAGCACCTCGCGCACGTCGCTCGGCCGATCACGATTGAAGATCTGCGCCTCGGCGGCAAGCACGTCCTGCAGCGAGCTTTGGGTGCCCTCGATCTGGCTGGACAGGACCGCCTCCTTGCGCACGTACATGAAGACGAACAGGTCTGGATTGGGCAGGGTCTGGACGGAGCCGTCGAGGCGGCCGAGCGCGACATCCGCCCGGGACAGGGCCGCCTGAATCGGACCCTCGATCTGCACGGGCGGGGATGGGGGCAGGGGCGCCGGGATAAAGGCGCGGTATCCGGTGGGTTGCCGGATATAGCGGCCGGCGCGGTTTTCCTGCCCGCTCATGCGATAGGCTCCCTTCCATACAAGGCAGACAAGCTACCCATATTATAGGAAGAGTTTAATATAGTGAACATTTCAACTCTTGTTATTGGCAGGCTTGTATAGCATGGGTGCCGGGCCCTAGGCATGGACTTCCTTGAGCAGATCCATGATTTCCCGGCTCACCTTGTCCAGGTCCGCATCGATCTCCTCCAGCGGACGCGGTGGCACGTATTTATAGAAATGCCGGTTGAAGGGGATCTCGTAGCCGACGATGCCCACCTGGCCGTCCTTGTCGTCCTTCTTGGCCTCGTCGATCCAGGCATTGGGGACGTGGGGCAGCACCTCGCGTTTGAAATACGCGTGGATATCCTCGCCCAGCGGGACGTTCTCATTGTCGCGCAGGTCGGGGTTGGGTTCGGCCTTACCTCTGGCCTTGCAGATCTCGGCCTGGTCGTCGTGCTCGCCCAGGTGCTTCTGCAGCAGCTTGAGGGCGGGCGCCGGTAAGGCTTCCCCGTTCATGTGCACCTTGAGCCACTTTTTGAAGGTGGTGCGTGACAGCACCTTGTCTTCCTCGAAGCGTGGCAGGGCGTCGAGGATGGCCTGCTGCAGGTTTCCATCCCGCCTGGCCCAGGCTTTGTCGGCCTGCAGGGCGGCGAGGCGCTCGGGGTCTTTGGGGTGGAAGGCGAGTTGCAGAGGGCGTTCGACGGTGATGCGGCGATAACCAAAGGCGGTGGTCGGGAAGAGCTTGCAGGTGCCGCTCTCTTCGAAGTTGCCGTACAGACGCACGATGGCGTCGATGTTGTCTTCGGTGAGGTATTTGCGCTTGGAACCGAGCGACTTGCGCATCTTGTCACCCAGATCGGTGGCGTTGATGAGCTGGACCTTGCCCTTGCGCTCGTCGGCCTTGCGGTTGGAGAGTATCCACACATAGGTGGCAATGCCGGTGTTGTAGAACATGTCCGTGGGCAGGGCGACGATGGCCTCCAGCAGGTCGTTCTCCAGAATGTAGCGCCGGATCTCGGATTCGCCGGAACCGGCACCGCCGGTGAAAAGGGGCGAGCCGTTGAGGATGATGCCGATGCGGGAGCCGCCTTCCTTCGGGTCGCGCATCTTGCTCATCAGGTGCATGAGGAACAGCAGCGAGCCGTCGGACACCCGCGGCAGGCCAGGGCCGAAGCGGCCGGCAAAGCCCTTGAGCTTGTGCTCGTCGGTGACCGTCTTCTGCACCTTCTTCCAGTCCACACCGAAGGGCGGGTTGGAGAGCATGAAGTCGAAGCGTTGGCCGGCGAGTTGGTCATCATCGAGGGTGTTGCCCTTTTTGATGTTCTGGATCTCGTGGCCCTTGATGAGCATGTCGCCCTTGCAGATGGCGTAGGACTCGGGGTTGAGTTCCTGGCCGAACACGGTGACGCGGGCCTGCTCGGAGATGGAATGGATGTACTCCTCACCCTCGGACAGGAAGCCGCCGGTGCCGGCGGTGGGATCGTAGACGGTGACGATCTTGCCGGGGCCGATGCTGCCCTGCTGATCGGTGAACAGCAGGGCGGTGGTCAGGTGGACAATGTCCCGCGGGGTGAAGTGCTCACCGGCGGTCTCGTTGGAGGATTCCGCGAAGCGCCGGATCAGCTCCTCGAACACCAGTCCCATGTGGTGGTTGTTCAGGGCCTTGGGGCTGAGGTCCATGCCGGCGAACTTCTGCATCACCATGTAGAGCAGGTTCGCCTCGTCCAGCTTTTCCAGGAAGTCGTGGAAACCGAAATGCTCGAAGATCTCCCGCGCATCCGGGCTGAAGCTGCGGATGTAGGTATCCAGGTTGTCGAGGACCTGGGTCTCGCCCAGGTTGGCCAGATCCATGGGGGAAGTATTGTAGTAGGGCAGCTGAGCGGCCTTCTTCAGGAAGGCATCGAGTGGCAGGTCCGAGTCCTTACGCTTCTCGTATTCCGCCAGCACCGCAGCCTTGGTAGGCGCCAGCACGCACTCCAGGCGACGCAGCAGCGTGAACGGCAGAATGATGCGGCCGTATTGGGACTGTTTGAAGTCGCCCCTAAGCAGGTCCGCGACGGACCAGATGAAAGCCGCAGTGCCAGAGAAACTCTCGACCATTACCCCCCCGATTTAATCGATTTATTGTTTATGAGCACAAGCTTAAATGTTTGAAAGAAAATATCCCCTCGGCACCAATACTACACAGTTTTCCATGCTCAGCGCTCCATGACACTAGTGACAAATGACTCGTCATTTGCATTGAAAAGCAACCGGATGCAACCAATTCATGGGGTTCGCATCAGTGCCATTCGTGCCATTCGGGTCAAAGCCCTTTTCGTTTGAGGGACAGACAAATTCGCCGGGAGCGAATTTCGGACCGCCACTGGCGGACCCCGAAAGGGTAATAAAGGGGACCGATTTATTTCTAGCAAATCGATCAAGACTGATCCTGTTGAACGCTGGTCCTCGTATACAGAGGAAGTAAAGCTTTGATTGCCTCTGGAAAAGGGGACGGAGGGAATAAAGTTTACCCAATTGAGTGAGTTGGTCACTTTTTATTCCCTCCGTCCCCTTTTTCCGTCCTTTTTCCTTATTGAAACACCAGGCCCATGACTGGCAGGAAATATTCATTACTCGCATAATTGGAGTTCGCGCGCAGGGTATCAGCCGCAGTCCACAGACGCTTTTCTATCGCCTCAATGTGTTCGAGCTGCGGCATAGTCCTTATGTTGTCCTTTCTCGTTACTTACCCTTTAGTTACCGTTTCGTCGAAACCGTCGAAGGCATCCTGAACAATGTTTTCCAATCCCTGAACTTCCTCGTCTGTCAGGGCGGAGAACTCCTTTTCGCGTTTCCTCTTCGAGAGTGCGCCATCATTCTGGCGTATAAACAGAATGAGGTTCTGCGCCAGTCGATCCGGCATCTCGATCATCTCCATGATTCTGGCCATGGCTTCATCGTGCCGACGGAGATAATCGATTTCTTTGGGTAGATCGTGCTCAACCGTACGCTGGACACAGGCGTAGAGAAATTCCGAAGCTTCTGTGCAATCAAAATATCGGTAAAGGTCGACGGTATCATTTAGCACTTCGACGTTTCGCTCGGCCGTGGGACGCCATTCAATGCAATCCATCAAGGGTGTTGAATGTGCCTGCAGCGTCCTGCGGTAATCATCAATCCGATCCAGCATGACAGAAGAAACGGGGAAGACCATACCAGGCGGCGTATACTTGCGTTCTGCCAGGACATGATGAATCAAACAACGGTGCACACGGCCGTTGCCGTCCTGGAATGGGTGAACGTAGATAAATCCAAAGGCAGTCGCCGCCGCCTGCAGGATGGGATCAAGCCCGTCATCCCGCATGCGGTTATTCGCGGCCAGCATACCTGCAGACAAGACTTCCAGATCCTGAGGACGGGCGCCTATAAATTCCGGCAATGGATCACCGAGGTGATCGCGCTCGCCGAGGAATACGCCATCAGGACGCAGTCCCGGAAAGATAAACCGTTTATCCTCGATCAGGACGCTGTGAAGACGAATGACCTCATCGAGCGTGAGTTCGTTTTTCCCGGCCTGCAGCACCGCCCGACCCCACCGTTCCAACCGGTTGCGAGGTGCACGCTCGCCTTCGATCTCGAAGCTCGCCCGACTGTCAGCCAGCAGCAGGAAACTGGCAGCTCGTGTGACAAGGTGCTGGCCGGTACGTCCGACGGTTTCCGCAGCACGTTCCGCCAGTCCCAGCGCGGCGAAAGCTTCAAGCTGCTCCGTTCGGCGTATGACGGGACACCAGTCACCGCTGCCGAGCAGGTTATCCCGAACCTTATGACGCCTGGAGAGTTTTGCCTTTCCCGTGAAATATGCTTTTGTATCCAGTGCATCGACGGCCGTGGCATTGGGCGCGTCATCCAAGTCCAGCGTCTGCCCGGTCAGCATTTCATAGAAGAACCAGGCGCGCCGCGTATGCGTGCCCGTTGGGGTGGAGCGGACGTAGTCTTCGAGGACGGCTTTGGGTACGGCCTCAAATGCACGCTTTAATATCAGCAGGTCGATATTTTCGTGGCGCAGTGCGAAGGTCAGTTGATCGGCCACATCGTCGCCGGGCTGGTAGCGCTTGTCGAAGACACGAAAACCACCTTCCTCTCGCTGACTGCCTCCGATATGTTTCTCCGAAACACAGCTTGGTTGCCGGACGGGCGCCTGGAGACCGAGTGCATGGACGAGCGCCGCCCAGCCGGCGAGTTGCGCCCCCTTGGGAACGATCTCGTCCTGGAAGCTGACTGGCGTTTCCAATTCAAGGCGCATGAGTCGAAAATCTATTGCTCTTATCGAAAATTATGTGAAATGTAGCAGTTGTATCGAAAAATAGATATCTCAATTATCGAAAAATATTCATTTCAATCGAAATACTTAATACATTTTGAATAAATATCGAAATTTGTATATTTTGACGCCGCGACCTGCCCTGGCTTTAAGCCTGGTTCAGATATCCACGACCAGATCCGGCCTGAAATCCGGGTTCAGGGCATCTGGTGCATAGCCGCGCGGGTTGCAAACCACCCGGCTTCCATAGATCTCGTAGTCATAGGACTCATGCATATGGCCGTGGACCCAGAGTGCTGGCCGGTCGCCGTCCATAAGATTCTCCAGGTTGCTGGCAAAGGCCGGGGTCAACAGGTCATTGGCATAGCGTGGATGCACCGACTGTGACGAGGGCGCATGGTGGGTGACAACCACCGTCCTGCCGTCGAAGGGCTCGGCAAGCATTACCGCCAACCAGTCCCGGCTTACCGTGTGCAGCCGGATGGCATCATCAGGCGTGAACTGCTGATCGCTGTTTCGAATGATCGAAAAATCGGTCATCCACTGCCGTGCGTGCTGCATGGCGAAGAACTTATCCGCCTCCCCGAACAGGGCAAAGTCCGTCCACAGGATGCTGCCCAGGAACCGCACACCATCAACTATGACCTGGTCATTGTCGAGCACATGGATGTGGTCCGGTGCTAGCGCCTTCAACTTATTAGTCAGGCTAATATCGTGATGGTAGAACTCATGGTTTCCCGGAACGTAGATCACCGGTCTGTCCGGGAATCTGGCTTCTGTCCAGTGCAGTCCTTCCATACCCACGCCGATATCGCCCGCCAGGACGACGACGTCGGCATCGGTTGGTGGCGGTGCGAAGCCTTCGAACTCGATGTGCAGGTCATTCAGAATATGAAGTCTCATGGGACAACCTTACACCGACAGATCCCGGGCGCACTTGGTTTTTTTGTGTCAATTAATTCGGGTTGAGTCTTCTCAATCGGCATGGTGCGGCTGGAATTCCAACAGAGACTCACCTGCCTAAGTAGGCGGTGGTCACAGCTTCTCGATCATGGCCGAGCTCTCGGCTGATGGTGAGCCGTGCCTGGCGGTCAGTCTCCCGTTGGTCCTGGGTTAGATCCTTGCTTGTTGATCCGCCGGCGGCCGGAGCCTTCCAGCCAGTCAGTTCCTCATAGCGGTCTTGGGCGCAGGCATGACGCAACCCATGCATGTGAGAGAGCCCGGATAACGTAAGACCAGACCAATAGGGTCAGACTCGATTGATCAAAGTACGGCGCGAACAATCTAACTGCCGACACCTCAATCAGCTGCTCGATTCCGGGCACTGAGGCAAGAAAAAGCCCACTGGTTCTAATCGAACTCAGCGGGCTTTTCATTCTGGTGCCCAGGGACAGACAAATTCGCCGGGAGCGAATTTCGGACCGCCGCAGGCGGGCCCCGAAGGGGTGAGCGCCAGGGAAGGCGCGAACAATCTAACTGCCGACACCCCAATCAGCCGTTCGATTCGGGCACCCACAAAAACAAAACCCACTGGTCCAGATGAACACAGTGGGCTTCTATTCTTGGTGCCCAGGGACAGAATCGAACTGCCGACACGGGGATTTTCAGTCCCCTGCTCTACCGACTGAGCTACCTGGGCGGATTTTGAAGTTGGGCGCCACCCGCTCTGGCGAGCGGAAAGCGCCGTATTAAACCGTTATACCCTGCCCCCGTCAAGGGAAGCACCGGCGCGATCACTGCCCCGGCTGGACGAATTCCGGCGGCGGCGTGGAACCCTCGCCGAAGAAGAACTTCTCCATCTCGGTCTGGAGAAACTCACGCGCTTTGGGGTCGATGCCCGACAGCCGGTATTCGTTGATCAGCATGGTCTGCTGACGCAACCATAACTGCCAGCCCTCTTTGGACACGTTCTCGTAGATTCGCTTGCCCAGCTCACCGGGGTAGGGGGGAAAATCGAGTCCCTCAGCCTCTCGTTCGAGCTTTACGCAGTTCACCATTCGCGCCAT
The window above is part of the Pseudomonadota bacterium genome. Proteins encoded here:
- a CDS encoding Fic family protein, which translates into the protein MSGQENRAGRYIRQPTGYRAFIPAPLPPSPPVQIEGPIQAALSRADVALGRLDGSVQTLPNPDLFVFMYVRKEAVLSSQIEGTQSSLQDVLAAEAQIFNRDRPSDVREVLNYIEAMRYGLRRLEELPVSVRLIREIHEHLLRGVRGGRLTPGELRTSQNWIGPAGSGLNDASFVPPPPDAVPEALSDLERFLHAEDHLPVLLKIGLAHAQFETIHPFLDGNGRIGRLLIAFLLCSSQVLHKPVLYLSYYFKRHRQTYYDRLQAIRDHGDWENWLLFFLEGIIAVSEQATETARRILQMRDAHRNAITEKLGYAAGNGHRVLETLYERPIVSVKDVEGVTGTTFAAANQLVKRLEHMGLLEEITGQTRNRRFRYAPYIQLFSDQETEAPEPVR
- a CDS encoding SAM-dependent DNA methyltransferase, which translates into the protein MVESFSGTAAFIWSVADLLRGDFKQSQYGRIILPFTLLRRLECVLAPTKAAVLAEYEKRKDSDLPLDAFLKKAAQLPYYNTSPMDLANLGETQVLDNLDTYIRSFSPDAREIFEHFGFHDFLEKLDEANLLYMVMQKFAGMDLSPKALNNHHMGLVFEELIRRFAESSNETAGEHFTPRDIVHLTTALLFTDQQGSIGPGKIVTVYDPTAGTGGFLSEGEEYIHSISEQARVTVFGQELNPESYAICKGDMLIKGHEIQNIKKGNTLDDDQLAGQRFDFMLSNPPFGVDWKKVQKTVTDEHKLKGFAGRFGPGLPRVSDGSLLFLMHLMSKMRDPKEGGSRIGIILNGSPLFTGGAGSGESEIRRYILENDLLEAIVALPTDMFYNTGIATYVWILSNRKADERKGKVQLINATDLGDKMRKSLGSKRKYLTEDNIDAIVRLYGNFEESGTCKLFPTTAFGYRRITVERPLQLAFHPKDPERLAALQADKAWARRDGNLQQAILDALPRFEEDKVLSRTTFKKWLKVHMNGEALPAPALKLLQKHLGEHDDQAEICKARGKAEPNPDLRDNENVPLGEDIHAYFKREVLPHVPNAWIDEAKKDDKDGQVGIVGYEIPFNRHFYKYVPPRPLEEIDADLDKVSREIMDLLKEVHA
- a CDS encoding cell filamentation protein Fic; translated protein: MRLELETPVSFQDEIVPKGAQLAGWAALVHALGLQAPVRQPSCVSEKHIGGSQREEGGFRVFDKRYQPGDDVADQLTFALRHENIDLLILKRAFEAVPKAVLEDYVRSTPTGTHTRRAWFFYEMLTGQTLDLDDAPNATAVDALDTKAYFTGKAKLSRRHKVRDNLLGSGDWCPVIRRTEQLEAFAALGLAERAAETVGRTGQHLVTRAASFLLLADSRASFEIEGERAPRNRLERWGRAVLQAGKNELTLDEVIRLHSVLIEDKRFIFPGLRPDGVFLGERDHLGDPLPEFIGARPQDLEVLSAGMLAANNRMRDDGLDPILQAAATAFGFIYVHPFQDGNGRVHRCLIHHVLAERKYTPPGMVFPVSSVMLDRIDDYRRTLQAHSTPLMDCIEWRPTAERNVEVLNDTVDLYRYFDCTEASEFLYACVQRTVEHDLPKEIDYLRRHDEAMARIMEMIEMPDRLAQNLILFIRQNDGALSKRKREKEFSALTDEEVQGLENIVQDAFDGFDETVTKG
- a CDS encoding integrase, producing the protein MHGLRHACAQDRYEELTGWKAPAAGGSTSKDLTQDQRETDRQARLTISRELGHDREAVTTAYLGR
- a CDS encoding oxidative damage protection protein encodes the protein MARMVNCVKLEREAEGLDFPPYPGELGKRIYENVSKEGWQLWLRQQTMLINEYRLSGIDPKAREFLQTEMEKFFFGEGSTPPPEFVQPGQ